Proteins encoded within one genomic window of Rhinolophus sinicus isolate RSC01 linkage group LG05, ASM3656204v1, whole genome shotgun sequence:
- the LOC109442564 gene encoding complement C4-B: protein MRLLWGLIWASSFFALSLQKPRLLLFSPSVVHLGAPLSVGLLLHDAPRGQVVKGSVFLRNPYNLNIRCSPKEDFSLTSEKDFILLSLQMLPEDAQNCGLRSLLGGPEVQLVAQSPWLKSALSKEVDIQGVNLLFSSRRGHLFLQTDQPVYNPGQRGESQPQGLHL, encoded by the exons ATGAGGCTCCTCTGGGGGCTGATCTGGGCGTCCAGCTTCTTTGCCTTGTCTCTGCAGAAGCCCAG GTTGCTCCTGTTCTCTCCGTCCGTGGTTCACCTGGGAGCCCCCCTGTCGGTGGGGCTGCTGCTCCACGATGCTCCCCGGGGACAGGTAGTGAAAGGATCAGTGTTCCTGAGAAACCCATACAACCTTAATATCCGCTGCTCTCCAAAGGAGGACTTCAGCCTCACCTCAGAAAAAGACTTCATTCTCCTCAGCCTCCAG ATGCTCCCGGAAGATGCACAGAACTGTGGCCTGAGAAGCCTCCTTGGAGGCCCTGAGGTCCAGCTAGTGGCCCAGTCACCATGGTTGAAGAGCGCTCTGTCCAAAGAGGTGGACATTCAGGGTGTGAACCTGCTCTTCTCCTCTCGCCGGGGGCACCTCTTTCTGCAGACTGACCAGCCCGTTTACAACCCTGGCCAGCGGGGTGAGtctcagccccagggcctccaCCTTTAA